Proteins encoded by one window of Acyrthosiphon pisum isolate AL4f unplaced genomic scaffold, pea_aphid_22Mar2018_4r6ur Scaffold_35;HRSCAF=239, whole genome shotgun sequence:
- the LOC107884627 gene encoding uncharacterized protein LOC107884627, with protein sequence MREVRLNLNESAKLVIERGKIIELLELTIIFLGGVHPRGISLRVPGAIHHARWMAKAIYCFKIFLFRSQFRLTQREEMSIASVCVFIIRLYIKAWFVAPMASRAPYQDLNFLKDLIRYQSIDKSISEVTIKKMCGHLWYLSPEAAALSFFDPHVPVDTKRKMIAALNMDTEEDNINRYVLNPKESIGILNKGLEDFICVSSMQFFKRFKINTDFLTTDPSKWNDDEHFKKSTAIVTNINVVNDIAERGVKLIEEYNTKITNDETQKQYLLQVVCDYRNKYPDSKKSTILQKMF encoded by the exons ATGCGTGAAGTTCGTCTTAATTTAAACGAAAGTGCGAAATTAGTAATAGAAAGAG GGAAGATTATAGAGTTGTTGGAATTGACGATTATTTTTCTTGGGGGAGTGCATCCTCGAGGAATTTCTTTAAGAGTACCCGGAGCCATCCATCATGCCAGATGGATGGCAAAAGCTatatactgttttaaaatatttttattccgaAGTCAATTTCGTTTAACACAGAGAGAAGAAATGTCTATTGCCAGTGTGTGTGTCTTCATTATTCGACTATACATAAAAGCCTGGTTTGTTGCACCTATGGCTTCGAGAGCACCTTACCAAgatctaaattttttaaaagatttaataaGATACCAGTCTATTGATAAAAGTATATCTGAagtcacaattaaaaaaatgtgtggcCATTTGTGGTATCTATCACCCGAGGCAGCTGCGTTATCGTTTTTCGATCCACACGTACCAGTAGacacaaaaagaaaaatgataGCAGCTCTTAATATGGATACAGAAGAAGATAATATAAACCGATATGTTTTGAACCCAAAAGAGTCTattggtatattaaataaaggCCTTGAAGATTTTATTTGTGTGAGCTCAATGCAATTCTTTAaacgtttcaaaataaatactgaCTTTCTTACGACTGACCCATCAAAATGGAACGatgatgaacattttaaaaaatctactgCTATTGTCACCAACATAAATGTAGTCAATGATATTGCTGAAAGAGGAGTTAAACTTATAGAggaatacaatacaaaaattacCAATGATGAaactcaaaaacaatatttgctCCAAGTTGTGTGTGACTACCGTAATAA ATACCCAGACTCCAAGAAGAGtactattttacaaaaaatgttttaa